The DNA sequence taaattccaataattatattttgaaaatgaaatacttgttaattttttatatcattttataattttaacttctttttaactcgtaataattttgtgtgtgtgtgtgtgtgagagagagagagtGTGTCGTACATACATAGAATTTCAAGTGAATTCATGGTTTATTTGTATATCACTGCTCTAGATGAGTGTTAAGCTCGGTTTGTGAATGCAAACTGTCGTAAATGTCCGTATTGTTATTAGGTTAGTCGATACAAATTTATCACAAGGGAAGGTATAAACATTAAACGCAACCAACCAGGCAGTCGAGCTGTGACAATGGTTCCATGTTAGGTCCGGGGTTAGTGATGTCCCATAGTTTGACGCAGCCTTTGCCGCCGGTGTAGGCGTGCCGCGAGCCGCCGCTGAGCGACAGAGCGACAGCGCAGACGACCTCGCCGTGCGGCAGAGCCGCCACCTGTCGAGCGCCGCGAGGTATGCCGGGCCCCACTAGCGCGTCTGCCGGGAACGGCACCGGCTGAAGCGGGCCGCCGCACGTGTGGTACGAGTACGCACTGAAAGATGTtagacaatattattatactggCTGGTTACAGTTTCTACATTCCTAATCTACTCGCCTctcatattcaaaatatttacaatactaATGACACGGCTTTAAAGTgttgatatttataacatcCATTACTTCTATTTCATGTATACAATAAGGTTTTGTATCCAAAGGACTTTACGTGGATTAATTATAGaaactgataaaaaatttctcTATTAACTATAACTTCTAAGTGTTtttgatgataaataatatttcgtcGTACGGTTTGGCGGGAGGCAGGCCGTTAGTCCTTGCTAACGGTCCTTCATAAGGCAGCGGCGGTCGATAGGCGTAAGGTGGGAACGCGTACCGGCCCGTCGGAGTAGGAGCTCGGGCTTTGCCCCCCGGAGTTCCTGGTTTCTCctggaaatatattaatttcaatatatcttttattagtctgaaataaaaaattataagtaaattacatttttatataaataatataccgaaaaatgtaaatagtttCCATCAAATGCTGTGTAAAATCAACAATTCGAGTTCCAATTACcgtataatacaataaaaagtaaataatattatatatgatatttgatACAACTGCTTTCACATATTGTAGGTTGTACATATAACATGCAGTTTACACTAACgagcatattatattatattatatcttacgTCTTTGGAGCTCTTAGGCGTGGATCTGCTGGAGGACGAGCCGGACCTTGAGGGAGGTCTCGGGCCATTCTCCGCCCGCTCCCCGCCCTCCGTTCTCGCGCTCGGGGAGCCGCGTTCCTCCTGGAGGCAAAATAAtgccatattaataatatatgagacgaaacctctcagcatttcATGGATCCTCCGtgtgggtgccgggtccatcgcgttgcaggaaTAGGAGCGTCACAGTGGCTGGGACAAGCTACCAAGATGTAGGTTTAAGGTGCCTACCTAACGCGCGTTAGGTAGGCACCTTAAATAGGTTAGTCTCTCTACCTCAAAGATTATAAACAATGCCGAAACGTACATTTTGGtttcagatattaaataaatattatgtgataATATCAGATCGGAATCTTCAAGGACCGAATATTATTCATCCATTGTATTGCTTACgctgtcattttaaaaacatttttttgttggaGAGTATATACTAGAGTGTTTATATATcattctgtttaatttttgttatacttaataattataatattatgatctattaaagatttttttgtatgcaaattaaagaaatattcatatttactcTTGAGACAGCAAGTCGGTTTAGAcaattcatatacatatatatttaagtgttattttctttttattatttaagtacttatttatatacacttcagacatttgattaaaaaaataatatgtacctAATATTGTTACGATTCAACAGAATTGCACTAATTGTAAGGTTTCCCGTCCTAATTATAACCTTTATAAGTCACAGGTCAATTTACTGACCtgatttcataaatttcatgTCGTCTTCAatggtaaatatatacaataaaaatcactAACTGACCCACTCCATGGCTATTAAGTTTAGGATGTTTATCATTGCATGcagacatacaaatatatacattgatATAACATCTAGTGTTCCTATCAGTTCCTTGGGGCCCTCACCTCGTTAGCCACGTCCACAACCAGGTCCTGGTCGCTCTTCTCGGCATCACTGTCCTAGAATGTAATATAATCACTGTAgtcacaattaatatattgataaatggTAAAAGCGACCGCTAGCTATGGAATGTTTAAAGCGTTTGTAAGCTCGGAGTTGTTGCCCGACTGTTGTCTAAAGGAAAATTgttcaaagtaataaaactttctAAAGAACAGAGttattttcaaactaaatatagacacacacacacacacacaactaAATatacgcacacgcacacgcgcaaacgcatacacacacacacacaagtTGTATAATAGAAAGAGTaggaaattaaaactaaacagTTTTTTATCACGTGACATTCCAATGAATTTATGCGAACAAACTGAGCTTTTATAAATCGATGGAAAAAATCAACATTACTCTACCAATTATTCTGTTGTAAACCACGTTAAAGAACTTATTTCATAATTGACTTtaaagaagttaaaaaaattaacaaccgTTTTTCAGTcggtaaatattttcactttaaaaattaatttaaatttcgaaccaaaaaattttgtatatctttGTTCTACCAATACCTtaactacaaaaataaaatttaaaaatcgaacacaacaaaattgttaaattgttACGTTTAAATCATATCCGTGACATTTAATTCCATCCATATACATTCAAGGTAATTTAAGAgctgacaaaaaaaatctagtgaTGTCTTTTTTTATCGATATCACAGAAGCTATGTTAGTTTGTTTTTACTCTTTATCGATATCTTTTAAGCAACAGCCGGGCAGTTCCTATGCGTCAGTAAACAACAACACATACACTACACAGACTCACATGCCCCACCTTCTCCTCCTTCCTCCTCTTCACGTCTGACGTCTCTGGCTCCGGCGACCTGGGCCTGTACTTCTGTTCGCGCTCGTGCGGTGACAACGAACGCCTCTGCTGTAATGCACAGTGAcgctattttcatataatacgcataaattttcataatgagatctgagactttcgcgagtacctattcatttaaatgaaactaatattttcggattactgtgcgttctttaattattttaaataaatactgccgacgtttcggttactttgtagcaaacgcgatcacggacagacgagatgtgaaatGTATAGATTTTCAATTTACCTATTTGATGCTAACATAAAAACGACGCTAGGCTACGTGATtagattaaaattcaaaaagaaaatatttaatgaaagctTCACAACCACGAGGTGGATTCGTGTATGTGAGTTGGGGCCTTATCGGAAATTTCGAGAATTCCCTTCGCCAACTAAGCTGTCGCGACACGATtcgaattttaaacaatttttatgtcttttgaatatatatttgagtCGTTATTAATATCTTGGACTGCTTACTAAAAATGTACAgtgtaaagaaaattaatatgagtaaacataatttatatctatattaatatatataggtcTGCGTAGTTTATAACCTGTGTGTTCATATTTCTCGTGGGTATCCGATCGTCGTCTCGTTGCGGCGCGGGAGGGCCGCTCGCTAACACCGGCGGCTTAATGTCAGCGGGCGGAGGAAGCTCAACCttaacatacattaaatatgattttaaacctTATTTCATAGACGATAcagttcaatatatatatgaactcTTGATAGGTTagatattatatgtacatttatttaattttaagccaTATTCTTTTACAGTTAAGGtcttaatttgttttgaataataagtAATCTCTTGCAAAGTTAGTCTTAATTCGATGGAtttgcattaaatttttatctttatttgattaatgttaaagttgaattcaattaaaacgtaaaatacatataatttgtcgagattatatttgcatataataataaactttatttcttaAGAATAAAggtacacatttattttactgcTGGCAAACCAAATGTACCTACATATActttagattattatattattctcattAATACTGACGTACATAGtacttatataagttttattaattcttgtacatatataaataactgtcAAAGTATTTCCTAGggtttataagatttaaagaGATCATCTTATGTGGtcaaaattatagttaaacCTATTGGAATAGTTACATAAGTAGACCTGTACCAAGgcaattatcattaaatatcataGTTCGAGttgtataactttatatacaaaattcgCCATCTCTGTTTTCTATTACATACAGAATATGTATTCtggcttaaaaaaatataatatatatgtatatgtactttGTTCTCTATAACATATGACTTGACGTATGACGATGAAAACTTGTGCTAAGCATACTTTCCtcacgaaaatatttttatgcaagcttcctaattcaaaaatatcaaaatctcCCGAAATACTaaatcatgatttttttttatgattacagAATTAGAGAATAGaccaagtaatttttaaattaaatctaataaaacaaaatattgtcatCACCTATATCACGAGTCAAAGGCTACGTTTACtttgtaaacataaaacatttgattTAAGAGTCGCCAATAAATACGATCGTGAACTCGGCGTGGTTTCGTTTCAtatcacatatttattactcTCAAGTCAAAATAATTGCTTCAAATAACGGATGAGAATCGGCCAAGTGCGAGTCGATTTCGTACTATTTTcctccataaaaatatattttttaatctgttatgTCATATTGATTGTGAAATAAGATGGTTAAATTTATAGTCCGTGAACATTTCAACTGTTTTACTAACAAGATTTACGAGTTAAAGCCTGGTGACATTCGGACTGAAAAACGGACGGTTAAGCCTCAGTTATAGAATCTCATTGtacttaaaaaatctaaaacctTTGAgcagtttaataatattgtatattttaaaaggatgTTTATTCTATAACTATTTCTCACCTCACTATATAAAGTGCAACTGATAAAGCCAAACTTAATTACtacaaataattcatatttagatatttatatgctGACCTTATgactttgtttctttttttataaatacttttttattaccaaCAAAAGTATCAGCTTACTGAACTTACAATGAAAAgaaataggtatttttttaagtttcttattgttttttgttttgtataatatgtaaacCAATATCATAAGGCTTtagcaaatttaaattaggtaGAATTTTTAACATCCATACCAACTCTTACTGTCTTAAACGAGTTACAaccctaaaaaatatatacataatgtatataagtatatatatatgaatatgtcATAAATGACAACCCCGACTCACCTTATGCGCGGGTGGCGGCAAGTGTGGTGGCGCAGGAGCTCCAGGGAACAGAACACCAGCACCCAGCAGCGCCCCTCCAACACCGTGTGGCAGCCCTGACGCGTGGATCTGTTGCTACCACACATCACAAGTTATGTTATGTTCTATATAACTTAGATCATACAGTGCGACAACCCTGACGCTATAATTATTCGCGCCAAAAAAACCATTATCTGATGCAGCTTATCGTATAATCGGCGCCATTTTTGGTATCGCTACCGAATGTATTATGACAGGTGACGTttagaaacttaaaataacatttaatgttcAGTAACCAGTTCAATGAGTTTTATGATGGCATAAACAACACCCTGATGATACTTCATATGTATACAGCttttattattgcaataaatttacatttatcaatattacaataagtaatcaaatataatagaattaaaaagcAAACATTTCGTAATCTCCACACTTAAATCGCAAAGAAATTTATGTGCATGTAAGCGAAAAAACTACGTGTTACCAATTTActtgtaatataaagttagtgacaataaaaaacattaatctgTTACGTATTATGTGAACACCATTAACTCggaataaatgataaatgaaTGTGaatttttccttatattaaCATCGATGAGTGAATTCTGTTAAATGATGAGtgtaacacaaatataaatctatagcaaaacaaataaatcatgCACATAACGAGTTCATTCTATATCAATTTACTTTCAACGATATATATagtacatgaaaataaaattaattcttacaattattaaaataaaaatacaaaaaaatcacacAAAGTTATTACATCGTTGATACAAGaatttgaagaatattttatatgaaatatgtgAAATTAGACCGcagctaatattttaatatacaccaTCGTTATCCTAAATGAGGGTCGGTGTTaatcacaaacaaaaaaaataataaaaataccaagCACAACAATAGTTGTAACTTACAAGGAGTTGCTGGAGACCTTGTTGTTGCTGTTGCTGCGgacaacattaaataaaaccatgctaaattattaatactagaTGATCATTAAGtgcatgatatatatatacctatgtaTTCACATGATAATAACTTAAAGGAATCTACTTCTTGAGCTTTATGTTCTTTAAGGGTCTACTTACCCCGATAATAGCATTAAGTTCAGACATAGTGACCTGCTTAGCTCGTTCCACGGCAGCCGCGACTTGTTGTTGATGCTCCTGAGCTAAGAACGGCAGCACTTGGCCGATTATTGCGCTTAACCGTTTCGCTATCTCTGTCtggaaaatgttatattataatcaaccAACcataaacattgttattatacTTGTATAAACATACATGTGTTGTAAGTATGactaatataatgaaacacaCCTGTTTATGCATCTCCACATTAAGACCATATGACATTTCATAATACTGCAAATAAAagtgaacaaaaattttattacatattccatagaataattttccattaattacaatatatctaCCATCACATAATGTCTCTGCATTTCAGTCTTCTCACTGGCTAATTTTTCACATTCTAGTTTCAATCTAAAAAAACAAAGCAGTAAATTGAATCACAGcacttgtatttatttatatttgtttgtaaacttttcaaattattttgtttactaatTGTATAACACAGAAGTTTCAATGTCCTTACGAGTGATATTGTGCTTGTAAAAAGTTAAACTCTTCCTTAATACGTTCTAAAGTATCTGCTATCGTAAACTTAATAGGTCCAGTCGCGGGCTGCGGCCcctgtaacaaaaatttatatttttaatgatacaaaaccaattttaactttacaaACCTGATAGTCATTTAACTACGAACCCTCACAGCAGCAGCGGGGTGCCGCGTCGGCGTCGGATACATTCTGTCACTCAActaaacaaagttttatattcacaatcaaatattattttcttttgatccgaataaaactaacattaaaGGCACCATTTCTTACTCCTCAGCCTTTGCTATAAAACACAACGCACGAAAGACCCGCGGCAAGGCGCTAAAGACAATGATATGCACAAACTTTGTcccaaaacttttaaattatcagtCATTATCTTGATACACACAACTATGAACGCAATTACTAACTTCTCTTTGAATTTCTacagtatatttttacaaaataactgTAACAATTAATAAGCAACAGTTAGTATCTCGTAAGATTTAACCATCAATCCACGCCGCAATTTTTGTTGTCTGTCAAGTCACATCCATGAAACATCCATCATTCATTCACCCGGGGTagcaaatatttcaaatgtgataaattaagaaaccaaaataaaatttattaataaaaattataattgatgttTTTCTTATGTATTAAACTAAGCGAATGaaagagattttttattaaaatgaaggataaataaaataaatgatctcAGAAACTTGTCACACCAGcacatataaaaatctaattaaatattaaatatttttttgaaacattaaatcttagataaagtaaatatttataagttttgatgtatatttatattattttattagcctATAACTAGGTACCTCGGGTTACTATAAACTTTGCTGTCATTTTGACGTATCTGACACTTAAATATTGTCTATAGTCACAACCACATTTTTGCCTTTGGAATTCTTATGAAAGCAGATTGTGATTGTCCTGCGACTGCAGCTGTTCGATAACGATAAGCAAGCGAGAGTGCAGTGACGGagtgttttgaaaatatatattgtggtTGCTTTGTTCCATACGTGAAACAGTGCATTTTCAAATGATTATTCTTAGAAGAAAGTGCTATTCTTGAAGTGTTTTTCGATTATTGCAAGTTCCTACGTCGTAAGAAAAACCATAATGGATTTCAAAACAGCCGCTTATCACATTTTCAACTCTGCACGAAATGGAAATCTAACACGATTAAAAGTAAGTAGAACGAGCTTATCAtactaatatttgaaataagctGTGTTATGTATAAACTGCTATGGGAATAAATTGACTTGTAATTACTTGCATGTTTTTTCCGTTATGAAGTGTACATATTAACAGTTACATCCACGTTTGATTACAATCTCAAGTGTTCTGCATTCGGAACACGTTATAAATAGATCTTTTAATGATTCAGATATTTGAAACatgttcttaataatatattcttgatCTGATATCTaacaaaaaaactgtttaacaaaattaatattttattagttttgaattgagaacatttttaattgtaatattggtcatagatttttttgcaAACTATTAAATGTGTCTAGAATGTTTTAGTATTCATtttcagatttaaaataatcttgttTACAAACTGatgttatatattcttttcattAACATTGAGCACATGATCTATTTATCACTTGAATGTTACCTAgttatcagaaaataaaagtataaatttttaaacaaaatcttaTCAGACTTTATAATTGgggataatttaaatattattaagtaagtttgaaaaacaaaatgtttaaaaacatgtttattttcatatattctttctgcaataattttcaataataaaaagatctattaaattaatgggtaattatttgatttgtaaatatattcattattgtgttatataaaagttactattttattccttaagtaaaaatttttaatggcaTCATTTTATAGCTATAATCTGACTGCTTCTATTTTCCAACAACCCtcaaattaagtatattaagttatttttaatattattttagaggATAGTTTATTCagtaaaacaaatgtatattttgttattatctgTAATTAATCCACTGTTAGACATTGCCTCTCTCACATCATTGCTCTGAGCTCTTCTAATGTCTTCTTTTCCcctattcttttttatattcttctcacttttctaattaaatatcatttttcaaacatatggAATACTGATGATTATTTACAAATCTCATCACAATATAACCATTAATGTATTGTTCTCActgactattaaaaatatgtaatatatattaaaatttcaaatttagaatattgGATGCTGCTAGTataccaaaataaatataataattctgcGTATCTTATGGatcattacaattataatgcTTTAAAAAGACTGGGTACTACCTTCCATCGAAATTATTGTGTACAAGCGGAATAAAGTAGTGGGTCATAGAATtcaaaagcatatttttttttttcaaataatttaatgtatacaaatatttttttaaaggtttacAGATACcgcaaatacatatatataaagtatagaaATTGTTATCATAAATTGATTAACCTACattctgcaaaaaaaaaaatatcataatattatttttaaattaagaaagcTCTAGAATAATGGGTAGCTAATGGGTATCCAAGAATCGAAAATGCGTAAATGTCACAGACCTCGTTATAAATAACGTGGTAAATTTGCCAGCAATTTCAACTTAAAACCAAGGATCTCAATAAGTACTTGTATATTGGATTAATAGCTAAAGTTTTATCATAACGAATAAACTTTAACAACCTTTGTCGAGAAACAGAAAAGAtaggattatttttttcaattttgatCAATAACTCCTTTGTTGCAATATCAATTGCAAGAATAAAAGTAACAGTTCTGATCTATGTGTCGTTTAAATATCATCTTcgcacatttttaaaaaatctaaacataAGATTATCATTG is a window from the Danaus plexippus chromosome 19, MEX_DaPlex, whole genome shotgun sequence genome containing:
- the LOC116767948 gene encoding protein groucho-like isoform X3, encoding MYPTPTRHPAAAVRGPQPATGPIKFTIADTLERIKEEFNFLQAQYHSLKLECEKLASEKTEMQRHYVMYYEMSYGLNVEMHKQTEIAKRLSAIIGQVLPFLAQEHQQQVAAAVERAKQVTMSELNAIIGQQQQQGLQQLLIHASGLPHGVGGALLGAGVLFPGAPAPPHLPPPAHKVELPPPADIKPPVLASGPPAPQRDDDRIPTRNMNTQQRRSLSPHEREQKYRPRSPEPETSDVKRRKEEKVGHVSLCSDSDAEKSDQDLVVDVANEEERGSPSARTEGGERAENGPRPPSRSGSSSSRSTPKSSKDEKPGTPGGKARAPTPTGRYAFPPYAYRPPLPYEGPLARTNGLPPAKPAYSYHTCGGPLQPVPFPADALVGPGIPRGARQVAALPHGEVVCAVALSLSGGSRHAYTGGKGCVKLWDITNPGPNMEPLSQLDCLQRDNYIRSVKLLPDGRTLLVGGEASNLSIWDLSSPTPRIRAELTSSAPACYALAISPDSKVCFSCCSDGNIAVWDLHNQTLVRQFQGHTDGASCIDISPDGSRLWTGGLDNTVRSWDLREGRQLHQHDFSSQIFSLGYCPTGSWLAVGMENSHVEVLHAGKPDRYQLVLHESCVLSLRFAASGKWFVSTGKDNLLNAWRTPYGASIFQSKESSSVLSCDISSDDKFIATGSGDKKATVYEVVY
- the LOC116767948 gene encoding protein groucho-like isoform X10 — its product is MYPTPTRHPAAAVRGPQPATGPIKFTIADTLERIKEEFNFLQAQYHSLKLECEKLASEKTEMQRHYVMYYEMSYGLNVEMHKQTEIAKRLSAIIGQVLPFLAQEHQQQVAAAVERAKQVTMSELNAIIGIHASGLPHGVGGALLGAGVLFPGAPAPPHLPPPAHKVELPPPADIKPPVLASGPPAPQRDDDRIPTRNMNTQQRRSLSPHEREQKYRPRSPEPETSDVKRRKEEKVGHVSLCSDSDAEKSDQDLVVDVANEEERGSPSARTEGGERAENGPRPPSRSGSSSSRSTPKSSKDEKPGTPGGKARAPTPTGRYAFPPYAYRPPLPYEGPLARTNGLPPAKPAYSYHTCGGPLQPVPFPADALVGPGIPRGARQVAALPHGEVVCAVALSLSGGSRHAYTGGKGCVKLWDITNPGPNMEPLSQLDCLQRDNYIRSVKLLPDGRTLLVGGEASNLSIWDLSSPTPRIRAELTSSAPACYALAISPDSKVCFSCCSDGNIAVWDLHNQTLVRQFQGHTDGASCIDISPDGSRLWTGGLDNTVRSWDLREGRQLHQHDFSSQIFSLGYCPTGSWLAVGMENSHVEVLHAGKPDRYQLVLHESCVLSLRFAASGKWFVSTGKDNLLNAWRTPYGASIFQSKESSSVLSCDISSDDKFIATGSGDKKATVYEVVY
- the LOC116767948 gene encoding protein groucho-like isoform X6 yields the protein MYPTPTRHPAAAVRGPQPATGPIKFTIADTLERIKEEFNFLQAQYHSLKLECEKLASEKTEMQRHYVMYYEMSYGLNVEMHKQTEIAKRLSAIIGQVLPFLAQEHQQQVAAAVERAKQVTMSELNAIIGQQQQQGLQQLLQQIHASGLPHGVGGALLGAGVLFPGAPAPPHLPPPAHKVELPPPADIKPPVLASGPPAPQRDDDRIPTRNMNTQQRRSLSPHEREQKYRPRSPEPETSDVKRRKEEKDSDAEKSDQDLVVDVANEEERGSPSARTEGGERAENGPRPPSRSGSSSSRSTPKSSKDEKPGTPGGKARAPTPTGRYAFPPYAYRPPLPYEGPLARTNGLPPAKPAYSYHTCGGPLQPVPFPADALVGPGIPRGARQVAALPHGEVVCAVALSLSGGSRHAYTGGKGCVKLWDITNPGPNMEPLSQLDCLQRDNYIRSVKLLPDGRTLLVGGEASNLSIWDLSSPTPRIRAELTSSAPACYALAISPDSKVCFSCCSDGNIAVWDLHNQTLVRQFQGHTDGASCIDISPDGSRLWTGGLDNTVRSWDLREGRQLHQHDFSSQIFSLGYCPTGSWLAVGMENSHVEVLHAGKPDRYQLVLHESCVLSLRFAASGKWFVSTGKDNLLNAWRTPYGASIFQSKESSSVLSCDISSDDKFIATGSGDKKATVYEVVY
- the LOC116767948 gene encoding protein groucho-like isoform X13; translation: MYPTPTRHPAAAVRGPQPATGPIKFTIADTLERIKEEFNFLQAQYHSLKLECEKLASEKTEMQRHYVMYYEMSYGLNVEMHKQTEIAKRLSAIIGQVLPFLAQEHQQQVAAAVERAKQIHASGLPHGVGGALLGAGVLFPGAPAPPHLPPPAHKVELPPPADIKPPVLASGPPAPQRDDDRIPTRNMNTQQRRSLSPHEREQKYRPRSPEPETSDVKRRKEEKVGHVSLCSDSDAEKSDQDLVVDVANEEERGSPSARTEGGERAENGPRPPSRSGSSSSRSTPKSSKDEKPGTPGGKARAPTPTGRYAFPPYAYRPPLPYEGPLARTNGLPPAKPAYSYHTCGGPLQPVPFPADALVGPGIPRGARQVAALPHGEVVCAVALSLSGGSRHAYTGGKGCVKLWDITNPGPNMEPLSQLDCLQRDNYIRSVKLLPDGRTLLVGGEASNLSIWDLSSPTPRIRAELTSSAPACYALAISPDSKVCFSCCSDGNIAVWDLHNQTLVRQFQGHTDGASCIDISPDGSRLWTGGLDNTVRSWDLREGRQLHQHDFSSQIFSLGYCPTGSWLAVGMENSHVEVLHAGKPDRYQLVLHESCVLSLRFAASGKWFVSTGKDNLLNAWRTPYGASIFQSKESSSVLSCDISSDDKFIATGSGDKKATVYEVVY
- the LOC116767948 gene encoding protein groucho-like isoform X2; its protein translation is MYPTPTRHPAAAVRGPQPATGPIKFTIADTLERIKEEFNFLQAQYHSLKLECEKLASEKTEMQRHYVMYYEMSYGLNVEMHKQTEIAKRLSAIIGQVLPFLAQEHQQQVAAAVERAKQVTMSELNAIIGQQQQQGLQQLLQQIHASGLPHGVGGALLGAGVLFPGAPAPPHLPPPAHKVELPPPADIKPPVLASGPPAPQRDDDRIPTRNMNTQRRSLSPHEREQKYRPRSPEPETSDVKRRKEEKVGHVSLCSDSDAEKSDQDLVVDVANEEERGSPSARTEGGERAENGPRPPSRSGSSSSRSTPKSSKDEKPGTPGGKARAPTPTGRYAFPPYAYRPPLPYEGPLARTNGLPPAKPAYSYHTCGGPLQPVPFPADALVGPGIPRGARQVAALPHGEVVCAVALSLSGGSRHAYTGGKGCVKLWDITNPGPNMEPLSQLDCLQRDNYIRSVKLLPDGRTLLVGGEASNLSIWDLSSPTPRIRAELTSSAPACYALAISPDSKVCFSCCSDGNIAVWDLHNQTLVRQFQGHTDGASCIDISPDGSRLWTGGLDNTVRSWDLREGRQLHQHDFSSQIFSLGYCPTGSWLAVGMENSHVEVLHAGKPDRYQLVLHESCVLSLRFAASGKWFVSTGKDNLLNAWRTPYGASIFQSKESSSVLSCDISSDDKFIATGSGDKKATVYEVVY
- the LOC116767948 gene encoding protein groucho-like isoform X14, producing MYPTPTRHPAAAVRGPQPATGPIKFTIADTLERIKEEFNFLQAQYHSLKLECEKLASEKTEMQRHYVMYYEMSYGLNVEMHKQTEIAKRLSAIIGQVLPFLAQEHQQQVAAAVERAKQVTMSELNAIIGQQIHASGLPHGVGGALLGAGVLFPGAPAPPHLPPPAHKVELPPPADIKPPVLASGPPAPQRDDDRIPTRNMNTQQRRSLSPHEREQKYRPRSPEPETSDVKRRKEEKVGHDSDAEKSDQDLVVDVANEEERGSPSARTEGGERAENGPRPPSRSGSSSSRSTPKSSKDEKPGTPGGKARAPTPTGRYAFPPYAYRPPLPYEGPLARTNGLPPAKPAYSYHTCGGPLQPVPFPADALVGPGIPRGARQVAALPHGEVVCAVALSLSGGSRHAYTGGKGCVKLWDITNPGPNMEPLSQLDCLQRDNYIRSVKLLPDGRTLLVGGEASNLSIWDLSSPTPRIRAELTSSAPACYALAISPDSKVCFSCCSDGNIAVWDLHNQTLVRQFQGHTDGASCIDISPDGSRLWTGGLDNTVRSWDLREGRQLHQHDFSSQIFSLGYCPTGSWLAVGMENSHVEVLHAGKPDRYQLVLHESCVLSLRFAASGKWFVSTGKDNLLNAWRTPYGASIFQSKESSSVLSCDISSDDKFIATGSGDKKATVYEVVY
- the LOC116767948 gene encoding protein groucho-like isoform X7, which produces MYPTPTRHPAAAVRGPQPATGPIKFTIADTLERIKEEFNFLQAQYHSLKLECEKLASEKTEMQRHYVMYYEMSYGLNVEMHKQTEIAKRLSAIIGQVLPFLAQEHQQQVAAAVERAKQVTMSELNAIIGQQQQQGLQQLLQQIHASGLPHGVGGALLGAGVLFPGAPAPPHLPPPAHKVELPPPADIKPPVLASGPPAPQRDDDRIPTRNMNTQRRSLSPHEREQKYRPRSPEPETSDVKRRKEEKDSDAEKSDQDLVVDVANEEERGSPSARTEGGERAENGPRPPSRSGSSSSRSTPKSSKDEKPGTPGGKARAPTPTGRYAFPPYAYRPPLPYEGPLARTNGLPPAKPAYSYHTCGGPLQPVPFPADALVGPGIPRGARQVAALPHGEVVCAVALSLSGGSRHAYTGGKGCVKLWDITNPGPNMEPLSQLDCLQRDNYIRSVKLLPDGRTLLVGGEASNLSIWDLSSPTPRIRAELTSSAPACYALAISPDSKVCFSCCSDGNIAVWDLHNQTLVRQFQGHTDGASCIDISPDGSRLWTGGLDNTVRSWDLREGRQLHQHDFSSQIFSLGYCPTGSWLAVGMENSHVEVLHAGKPDRYQLVLHESCVLSLRFAASGKWFVSTGKDNLLNAWRTPYGASIFQSKESSSVLSCDISSDDKFIATGSGDKKATVYEVVY